In the Fibrobacter sp. UWB5 genome, one interval contains:
- the thrH gene encoding bifunctional phosphoserine phosphatase/homoserine phosphotransferase ThrH, with product MFTKQCVVTLDLEGVLAPEIWIAVAEKTGIKDLRLTTRDIPDYDVLMKGRIKILEREGIKLSDIQNVIANLGLLDGARDFMDKLRDEAQVIILSDTFQEFAYPIMKNLGFPTIFCHNLEVENDMIKGYHLRLNDQKTKVVKHLQDLNFKVFASGDSFNDTGMLKQADKGCFFCAPDSIVAQFPQLEATKTYAELLEKFHQFQATL from the coding sequence ATGTTTACCAAGCAATGTGTCGTTACCCTGGACCTTGAAGGTGTCCTCGCCCCTGAAATCTGGATTGCCGTCGCCGAGAAAACCGGCATTAAGGACCTGCGCCTCACCACCCGTGACATTCCCGACTACGACGTACTCATGAAGGGCCGCATCAAGATTCTCGAACGCGAAGGCATCAAGCTTTCGGACATCCAGAACGTGATCGCAAACCTCGGACTTCTCGACGGCGCCCGCGACTTTATGGACAAACTCCGCGACGAAGCCCAGGTGATTATTCTTTCGGACACGTTCCAGGAATTCGCCTACCCCATCATGAAGAACCTCGGATTCCCGACCATCTTCTGCCACAACCTGGAAGTCGAAAACGACATGATTAAGGGCTACCACCTGCGTCTCAACGACCAGAAGACGAAGGTCGTGAAGCACCTGCAAGACCTCAACTTCAAGGTGTTCGCCAGCGGTGATTCCTTCAACGACACGGGCATGCTCAAGCAGGCCGACAAGGGCTGCTTCTTCTGCGCCCCGGACTCCATCGTCGCCCAGTTCCCGCAGCTCGAAGCCACCAAGACCTACGCCGAACTCCTGGAAAAGTTCCACCAGTTCCAGGCAACGCTGTGA
- a CDS encoding Hsp33 family molecular chaperone HslO produces MNFKDRIIRATGKKTPFRLIVVDLTATMNEIGKKHNAQGFALKLLAENSIASIFLSASLKFPGTVSFTTRFSGEITLVQSDSTPQGLVRAMIPQPELQAVGGNEPALIPQSVRVVKLNEQGKRVHESIIEAPAVSMGQNLATYLLQSEQIRSAVGIEAAFNKEDPSKLDYAAGFYIEAFPDLEDKDINLIEVIIQNLPKFCDMNTPEGFDLDELLDQLRGPYEIDIVKEIDPKAYCPCSRERTVATLATLPLKDLQDLEKEGKDLEVVCDFCRTPYQITIADLRSIINERKK; encoded by the coding sequence ATGAATTTCAAGGACCGCATTATCCGCGCTACGGGCAAGAAGACGCCCTTCCGCCTGATTGTCGTCGACTTGACCGCGACGATGAACGAAATCGGCAAGAAGCATAACGCACAGGGTTTCGCCCTCAAGCTCCTCGCCGAAAACTCCATCGCAAGCATTTTCTTGAGCGCCTCGCTCAAGTTCCCGGGCACCGTGAGCTTTACCACCCGATTCTCGGGCGAAATCACGCTGGTGCAGTCGGACTCCACGCCGCAGGGCCTGGTGCGCGCCATGATTCCGCAGCCGGAACTCCAGGCCGTTGGCGGTAACGAACCCGCCCTCATTCCGCAGAGCGTCCGCGTCGTCAAGCTGAACGAACAGGGCAAGCGCGTCCACGAAAGCATTATCGAGGCTCCCGCCGTATCCATGGGCCAGAACCTCGCCACCTACCTTTTGCAGTCCGAACAGATCCGCTCGGCCGTAGGTATTGAAGCCGCCTTTAACAAAGAAGACCCAAGCAAGCTCGACTACGCCGCCGGTTTCTACATCGAAGCCTTCCCCGACCTCGAAGACAAGGACATTAACCTGATCGAAGTCATTATCCAGAACTTGCCGAAATTCTGCGACATGAACACGCCCGAAGGCTTTGACCTGGACGAGCTCCTGGACCAGCTGCGCGGCCCCTACGAAATCGATATCGTCAAAGAAATCGACCCGAAGGCCTACTGCCCCTGCAGCCGCGAACGCACCGTGGCAACGCTTGCAACGCTCCCGCTCAAGGACTTGCAGGATCTCGAAAAAGAAGGCAAGGACCTCGAAGTGGTTTGCGACTTCTGCCGCACCCCATACCAGATTACGATTGCGGATTTGCGCTCCATCATCAACGAACGAAAGAAATAG
- a CDS encoding DJ-1 family glyoxalase III, whose protein sequence is MQILFLLADGFEETEFVTPFDYLQRAGFEVALASVSGNTEVVGAHGLAIATDFALSGADSTAFDGVLLPGGGPGVKNLKASAEVEKVIHEFNDKGKWIFAICAAPLVLSKAGILADKTATCFPGCESELVCKKFVEDRVVVDGNIVTSRGAGSAEEFAFECIAQLGGRELTEKIRKQVVAR, encoded by the coding sequence ATGCAAATACTTTTCTTGTTGGCTGATGGTTTCGAAGAAACCGAATTCGTGACTCCTTTCGACTACCTGCAGCGGGCGGGTTTTGAGGTCGCTTTGGCATCTGTTTCGGGCAACACCGAAGTGGTGGGGGCCCATGGCCTTGCGATTGCGACGGATTTTGCTCTCTCGGGTGCTGATTCGACTGCTTTTGATGGCGTCCTTTTGCCGGGTGGCGGTCCGGGCGTCAAGAATTTGAAAGCCTCTGCCGAAGTGGAAAAAGTCATCCACGAATTTAACGACAAAGGTAAGTGGATTTTTGCGATTTGCGCGGCTCCGCTGGTGCTCAGCAAGGCGGGAATCCTTGCCGATAAGACTGCGACCTGTTTCCCGGGCTGCGAAAGTGAACTTGTCTGTAAAAAGTTCGTCGAAGACCGCGTGGTCGTAGACGGGAACATCGTCACGAGCCGTGGCGCAGGCTCTGCCGAAGAATTTGCTTTTGAATGCATAGCGCAGCTTGGCGGCCGCGAACTTACGGAAAAAATCCGCAAGCAGGTCGTGGCACGATAG
- the sufB gene encoding Fe-S cluster assembly protein SufB: protein MSENYKYGFVTDIENEAFEKGLNEDVIRRASKLRGEPQFMLDFRLKAYEKLKTMEQPNWGELSFNPVDLQDIVYYSAPKTKKSHEKIEDVDPELLATFEKLGIPLDEQKRLANVAVDAVFDSVSIYTSHKRKLMEMGILFCSISDAIKEYPELIEEYLGSVVPAGDNYFAALNSAVFGDGSFVYIPPGVKCPMDLSTYFRINNKEAGQFERTLIIADEGASVSYLEGCTAPEFSSKQLHSAIVELVAKDNASIKYSTVQNWYAGDRETGAGGVYNFVTKRGKCAGKNSRISWTQVETGSAITWKYPSCVLLGDNSVGEFYSVALTNGHMQADTGTKMIHIGKNTKSTIISKGISADYSSNAYRGEVNIHKSATGARNYTQCDSMLVGDKSAAHTFPYITVANASSTTEHEATTSRISEDQLFYFESRGIKREDAIQAMVGGFCKDVFKELPGEFATEARQLLTLKLEHSVG, encoded by the coding sequence ATGAGCGAAAACTATAAATACGGTTTTGTAACGGATATCGAAAACGAGGCCTTCGAGAAAGGTCTGAACGAAGATGTTATCCGCAGGGCGTCCAAGCTCCGCGGTGAACCGCAGTTCATGCTCGATTTCCGACTAAAAGCGTATGAAAAGCTCAAGACCATGGAGCAGCCGAACTGGGGCGAACTGAGTTTCAATCCGGTGGACCTGCAAGACATTGTCTACTACTCCGCCCCGAAGACTAAGAAGAGCCACGAAAAGATTGAAGATGTTGACCCGGAACTCCTGGCCACCTTCGAAAAGCTCGGCATCCCGCTGGACGAACAGAAGCGACTGGCCAACGTGGCCGTGGACGCAGTCTTTGACTCGGTGAGCATCTACACCAGCCACAAGCGCAAGCTCATGGAGATGGGCATTCTGTTCTGCTCCATCAGCGACGCCATCAAGGAATACCCCGAACTCATCGAGGAATACCTGGGCTCGGTGGTGCCTGCAGGCGACAACTATTTTGCAGCCCTCAATAGCGCCGTCTTTGGCGACGGAAGCTTCGTCTACATTCCGCCTGGAGTCAAGTGCCCCATGGATCTTTCCACCTACTTCCGCATTAACAACAAGGAAGCAGGCCAGTTTGAACGCACCTTGATCATCGCTGATGAAGGCGCCAGCGTAAGCTACCTCGAAGGCTGCACCGCGCCGGAATTCAGCAGCAAGCAGTTGCACAGTGCCATCGTGGAACTGGTGGCCAAGGACAACGCTTCGATTAAGTATTCCACCGTGCAAAACTGGTACGCGGGCGACCGTGAAACGGGAGCCGGCGGCGTGTACAACTTCGTCACCAAACGTGGCAAGTGTGCCGGCAAGAACAGCCGCATCAGCTGGACGCAGGTCGAAACGGGCTCTGCCATCACATGGAAGTATCCGAGCTGCGTGCTGCTGGGCGACAATTCCGTCGGAGAATTCTACAGCGTGGCCCTCACCAACGGGCACATGCAGGCTGACACCGGCACCAAGATGATCCACATCGGCAAGAACACCAAGAGCACGATTATCAGCAAGGGTATCAGCGCCGACTATTCTAGCAACGCCTACCGCGGCGAAGTGAACATTCACAAGTCGGCCACGGGTGCCCGCAACTACACCCAGTGCGACAGCATGCTCGTGGGCGACAAGAGCGCTGCCCACACGTTCCCATACATCACGGTAGCAAACGCCAGTTCCACCACCGAACACGAAGCCACCACCAGCCGCATCAGCGAAGACCAGCTTTTCTATTTCGAAAGCCGCGGCATCAAGCGCGAAGACGCCATCCAAGCGATGGTGGGCGGATTCTGCAAAGATGTATTTAAAGAGCTCCCGGGCGAATTCGCCACGGAAGCCCGTCAGTTACTGACACTCAAGCTCGAACATTCTGTAGGTTAG